From the Roseofilum casamattae BLCC-M143 genome, one window contains:
- a CDS encoding response regulator — protein sequence MKTVLIVEDDPINARVFTKILTKRGGMNVKHTENVDEVMQIVEQNEADIILMDVSLQNSVYQGKAVDGIKITQMVKKDCPDLPVLLVTAHAMQGDRENFLQQSGADGYISKPVVDHQEFVDKIKAQLGIT from the coding sequence ATGAAAACTGTTCTAATCGTAGAAGACGATCCCATTAATGCACGGGTTTTCACCAAAATTCTGACCAAGCGCGGCGGTATGAATGTTAAGCATACCGAAAATGTTGATGAAGTCATGCAAATAGTAGAACAGAATGAAGCCGATATTATCCTGATGGATGTTTCTTTGCAAAATAGCGTCTATCAAGGGAAGGCGGTAGATGGGATCAAAATTACGCAAATGGTGAAAAAGGATTGTCCCGATTTGCCCGTGCTTTTAGTGACAGCTCACGCGATGCAAGGCGATCGCGAAAATTTTCTGCAACAAAGCGGAGCGGATGGTTATATCTCCAAACCCGTGGTCGATCATCAGGAGTTCGTGGATAAAATCAAAGCACAATTGGGAATAACTTAA
- a CDS encoding glycoside hydrolase family 10 protein, with translation MKWSGDRSRKAIGIFLVLVLALVSTLVAAPSIPRSVPATELRGVWLTNVDSDVLFSTENLKEGLQQLDRLHFNTVYPTVWNDGYTLYPSQVAQRVTGRSVLDVEGLENRDMLAELIEQAHQRGMSAIPWLEFGFMAPAESELAKRHPDWITSRSDGSQVVMQGTHPRVWLNPFHPQVQKLLVDLVAELVSNYDVDGIQFDDHFSLPVELGYDDYTRQLYEMEHDGRSPPEDPRDLAWIRWRADKITQVMARVFAAVKAKRPDAIVSLSPNPQHFAYTEYLQDWFSWERRGFIEELIVQVYRSDIKRFQQELKRPEMRMAMGHIPVAIGILSGLKNRPVPMSQMQQQVQMVREQKLAGVSFFFYETLWNLTPDSAENRRSGLQKLFPQPAARPSILHCWG, from the coding sequence ATGAAATGGTCTGGCGATCGTAGCCGGAAGGCGATCGGGATATTCTTAGTTCTGGTGCTGGCTTTGGTCTCTACCCTAGTGGCAGCGCCTTCTATTCCGAGATCCGTACCTGCAACGGAGCTGCGCGGGGTCTGGTTGACTAATGTCGATAGCGATGTTCTTTTTTCTACGGAAAATTTGAAAGAAGGACTACAGCAGCTCGATCGCCTGCATTTCAATACGGTTTATCCGACGGTATGGAACGACGGGTACACTCTCTATCCCAGTCAGGTTGCCCAGCGAGTCACGGGGAGATCGGTCCTAGACGTGGAAGGGTTAGAAAATCGCGATATGCTCGCCGAGCTGATCGAACAGGCTCATCAACGGGGCATGAGTGCTATTCCTTGGCTCGAATTTGGCTTTATGGCGCCAGCGGAGTCCGAGTTAGCCAAACGCCATCCGGATTGGATTACCAGCCGCTCGGATGGCTCGCAGGTGGTGATGCAGGGAACTCATCCTCGGGTCTGGTTGAATCCGTTTCATCCACAAGTGCAGAAATTATTGGTGGATTTAGTTGCGGAGTTGGTATCCAATTACGATGTGGATGGCATTCAGTTCGACGATCATTTCAGCTTGCCGGTGGAGTTGGGTTACGATGACTATACGCGGCAGCTTTATGAAATGGAACATGACGGTAGATCGCCTCCTGAAGACCCGCGCGATTTAGCATGGATACGCTGGAGAGCCGATAAAATCACGCAAGTGATGGCACGGGTTTTTGCGGCGGTGAAGGCAAAGCGTCCCGATGCGATCGTTTCCCTCTCCCCTAACCCCCAGCATTTTGCCTATACGGAATATCTACAAGATTGGTTTAGTTGGGAGAGACGGGGATTTATTGAAGAGCTTATCGTGCAGGTATATCGCAGCGATATCAAACGGTTTCAACAGGAGTTGAAGCGTCCGGAAATGCGGATGGCAATGGGGCATATTCCAGTGGCGATCGGTATTTTGAGCGGGTTGAAAAATCGCCCCGTTCCCATGAGCCAGATGCAGCAGCAAGTGCAGATGGTGCGCGAGCAAAAGTTGGCGGGAGTGTCGTTCTTTTTCTACGAAACTCTCTGGAATTTAACGCCAGATTCGGCAGAAAATCGGCGATCGGGGTTGCAGAAATTATTTCCACAACCAGCAGCGCGTCCCAGTATTCTGCATTGTTGGGGATAG